One Mycolicibacterium sarraceniae genomic window carries:
- a CDS encoding MCE family protein, with the protein MTALWKTLVKVGVFGVVMTLLTVALFAIFGQYRTGSDNSYSAVFADASSLKSGDSVRVAGVRVGTVKDVALQPDNKVIVDFDADRKMVLTSGTKATVRYLNLVGDRYLELVDSPGSAKIQPPGSQIPLDRTEPALDLDLLLGGLKPVVQGLNPQDVNALTNSLIQILQGQDGNIESLFSKTTSFTTALADNRQNVQQVIDNLNTVIATISKDGDKFSGAVDKLEKLVTGLAADKDPIGQSITALDNGTASLTDLLTQARAPLNGSIDQLGRLAPLLDQDKELLDISIKKAPANYRKVVRLGSYGSWINQYLCGLSLRVSDLQGRTAYFPWVIQHTGRCAEP; encoded by the coding sequence ATGACCGCGCTGTGGAAGACGCTCGTCAAGGTCGGCGTATTCGGCGTCGTGATGACCTTGCTGACCGTGGCGTTGTTTGCGATCTTCGGCCAATACCGGACGGGTTCGGATAACTCCTACTCGGCCGTCTTCGCTGACGCGTCGAGCCTGAAGTCCGGCGATTCGGTGCGGGTGGCCGGTGTTCGCGTCGGCACCGTCAAGGACGTTGCGCTGCAACCCGACAACAAGGTGATCGTCGATTTCGACGCTGACCGCAAGATGGTGCTGACCTCGGGAACCAAGGCGACCGTACGCTACCTCAACCTGGTCGGCGATCGGTACCTGGAGCTGGTCGACAGCCCGGGATCGGCGAAGATTCAGCCGCCGGGCAGCCAGATTCCGTTGGACCGCACCGAGCCGGCTCTGGATCTCGACCTGCTTCTCGGTGGGCTCAAACCCGTTGTGCAGGGCCTCAACCCGCAGGACGTCAACGCGCTGACCAACTCGCTGATCCAGATCCTTCAGGGTCAGGACGGCAACATCGAGTCGCTGTTCTCCAAGACGACTTCATTCACCACCGCGCTGGCCGACAACAGGCAGAACGTGCAGCAGGTGATCGACAACCTCAACACCGTGATCGCCACCATCAGCAAGGATGGCGACAAGTTCTCCGGGGCCGTCGACAAGCTCGAGAAGCTCGTGACGGGGCTCGCTGCTGACAAGGACCCCATCGGCCAGTCGATTACTGCGCTGGACAACGGCACGGCGTCGCTGACGGACCTGCTCACCCAGGCGCGCGCACCCCTGAACGGCTCCATCGACCAGCTCGGCCGGCTGGCGCCGCTGCTGGACCAAGACAAGGAATTGCTCGACATCTCGATCAAGAAGGCACCGGCCAACTACCGCAAGGTGGTACGGCTCGGGTCCTACGGCAGTTGGATCAACCAGTACCTATGCGGACTGTCGCTACGTGTCAGTGACCTGCAGGGCCGAACGGCCTACTTCCCCTGGGTCATCCAACACACTGGAAGGTGCGCGGAGCCCTAA
- a CDS encoding MCE family protein yields the protein MKSGIARPLAGLATVVVLVAIVALAVGLFQDSFTKTVPVTVISQRAGLVMYPDAKVKLNGAPVGKVASIELLPDGRAALHLALNPDRVNDIPANVSADITSSTVFGSKFVELNPPQDASPKNIQAGQVIDGKHVTVEINTVFQQLVSVLSQIEPTKLNQTLGAIAKSLDGRGDKFGQTLVDLDSALAKLNPSLDTLNHELAIAPKVLDAYGDASDDLVSTVKNAVNISDTIVDQNQNLDTLLVSAIGLADVGTEVLSVNKDPLATVVHLLVPTTDLLSEYSPALNCGIGGLVPLATGPGLPLPGAVLLQSFFLGRERYRYPANLPKVAATGGPQCTDLPKVPFETSPPFVVSDIGANPAQYGNQGILLNSDGLKQALFGPLDGPPRNSAQIGQPG from the coding sequence ATGAAATCAGGTATCGCGCGCCCGCTCGCCGGATTGGCGACCGTGGTGGTCCTCGTGGCGATTGTCGCGTTGGCCGTTGGGCTGTTCCAGGACAGCTTCACCAAAACCGTTCCGGTGACTGTGATCTCGCAGCGGGCCGGTCTGGTGATGTACCCCGACGCCAAGGTCAAGCTCAACGGTGCCCCGGTCGGTAAGGTCGCCTCCATCGAACTGCTGCCCGACGGACGTGCCGCGCTACATCTGGCGCTGAACCCGGACCGGGTCAACGACATTCCGGCCAACGTGAGCGCCGACATCACCTCCTCCACGGTGTTCGGCTCCAAGTTCGTCGAGTTGAACCCGCCCCAGGACGCTTCGCCGAAGAACATCCAGGCCGGGCAGGTGATCGACGGAAAGCATGTCACCGTCGAGATCAACACTGTCTTCCAGCAGCTGGTTTCGGTGCTCTCGCAGATCGAACCCACCAAGCTCAATCAGACGCTCGGCGCGATCGCGAAGTCCTTGGACGGTCGCGGTGACAAGTTCGGTCAGACCCTGGTGGACCTCGACTCCGCGCTTGCCAAGCTCAACCCGAGTCTCGACACGCTCAACCATGAATTAGCGATCGCGCCAAAGGTGTTGGATGCCTACGGCGACGCATCCGATGATCTGGTGTCGACCGTCAAGAACGCGGTGAACATCAGCGACACCATCGTCGACCAGAACCAGAACCTGGACACCCTGTTGGTCAGCGCCATCGGCCTGGCCGATGTCGGCACCGAGGTGCTCAGCGTAAACAAGGACCCGCTGGCCACTGTTGTGCATCTGCTGGTGCCCACCACCGACCTGCTCAGCGAATACAGCCCAGCTCTGAATTGCGGTATCGGCGGTCTCGTTCCGCTGGCCACCGGCCCCGGCTTGCCGCTGCCAGGCGCGGTGCTGTTGCAGTCGTTCTTCCTCGGCCGTGAGCGCTACCGGTATCCGGCCAACCTGCCCAAGGTCGCCGCCACCGGTGGCCCGCAGTGCACCGACTTGCCGAAGGTGCCGTTCGAGACCAGCCCGCCGTTCGTGGTCTCCGACATCGGCGCCAACCCCGCCCAGTACGGCAACCAGGGCATCCTGCTGAACTCCGACGGACTCAAGCAGGCGCTGTTCGGTCCGTTGGATGGTCCGCCGCGCAACTCCGCACAGATCGGACAACCGGGATGA
- a CDS encoding MlaE family ABC transporter permease, translating into MASLQGVYPRIARQVRRPLGTFSRIGDHTIFYGRAIAGTPHATVHFRKEIIRLIAEISMGAGTLAMIGGTVVIVGFLTLAAGGTLAVQGYSSLGNIGIEALTGFLAAFINVRISAPVVAGIGLAATFGAGVTAQLGAMRINEEIDALESMGIPPVEYLVSTRIVAGMVAITPLYSIAVILSFVASQFTTVVLFGQSGGLYDHYFTTFLNPIDLLWSFLQAVLMAITILLIHTYFGYFATGGPSGVGVAVGNAVRTSLIVVVSVTLLVSLAIYGSNGNFNLSG; encoded by the coding sequence GTGGCGTCGCTACAGGGTGTGTATCCGCGGATCGCGCGGCAGGTCAGGCGTCCGTTGGGGACGTTTAGTCGTATTGGTGATCACACGATTTTTTATGGGCGTGCGATCGCTGGCACTCCGCACGCGACGGTGCATTTCCGGAAAGAGATCATCCGGTTGATCGCGGAGATCTCGATGGGTGCGGGCACGTTGGCGATGATCGGCGGCACCGTGGTGATCGTCGGGTTCTTGACGTTGGCTGCCGGTGGGACGCTGGCGGTGCAGGGTTATAGCTCATTGGGCAATATCGGTATCGAAGCGTTGACGGGCTTTTTGGCCGCGTTCATTAATGTGCGGATCAGTGCGCCGGTGGTGGCTGGGATCGGGTTGGCTGCGACTTTCGGTGCGGGTGTGACTGCGCAGTTGGGTGCGATGCGGATCAATGAGGAGATCGACGCGCTGGAGTCGATGGGTATTCCGCCGGTCGAATACCTTGTCAGTACTCGGATTGTGGCCGGGATGGTCGCGATCACCCCGCTGTACTCGATCGCGGTGATCTTGAGCTTTGTGGCCAGCCAGTTCACCACGGTGGTGTTGTTCGGCCAGTCCGGGGGTTTGTATGACCATTACTTCACCACGTTTTTGAATCCGATCGATCTGCTGTGGAGTTTCTTGCAGGCGGTGTTGATGGCCATCACGATCTTGTTGATCCACACCTACTTCGGCTACTTCGCCACCGGTGGACCCTCCGGTGTCGGGGTAGCAGTCGGTAACGCCGTGCGGACCTCCCTGATCGTGGTCGTCTCGGTCACCCTGTTGGTCTCCCTGGCCATCTACGGATCCAACGGCAACTTCAACCTGTCCGGATAG
- a CDS encoding MlaE family ABC transporter permease gives MANRAAERWSPGISLKSAAGPMQAIGGLFAMSADAVRFVFRKPFQWREFLEQSWFVARVSLAPTLLVAIPFTVLVSFTLNILLRELGAADLSGAGAAFGAVTQVGPLVTVLIVAGAGATAMCADLGSRTIREEIDAMEVLGINPVQRLVTPRVLASGLVALLLNSLVVIIGILGGYVFSVFVQDVNPGAFAAGITLLTGVPEVIISCVKAALFGLIAGLVACYRGLTISGGGAKAVGNAVNETVVYAFMALFVVNVVVTAIGIRMSAR, from the coding sequence ATGGCGAATCGCGCAGCGGAACGTTGGTCACCGGGTATTTCGTTGAAGAGTGCTGCGGGTCCGATGCAGGCTATTGGCGGGTTGTTCGCGATGTCGGCGGATGCGGTGCGGTTTGTGTTTCGGAAGCCGTTTCAGTGGCGGGAGTTTTTGGAGCAGTCGTGGTTTGTGGCGCGGGTGTCGTTGGCGCCGACGTTGTTGGTGGCGATTCCGTTCACGGTGTTGGTGAGTTTCACGCTCAATATTCTGTTGCGGGAGTTGGGGGCTGCGGATCTGTCGGGGGCTGGTGCGGCGTTTGGCGCGGTGACGCAGGTCGGTCCGTTGGTGACGGTGTTGATTGTGGCTGGTGCTGGTGCCACGGCGATGTGTGCGGATTTGGGGTCGCGCACGATCCGTGAGGAGATCGACGCGATGGAGGTGCTGGGGATTAACCCGGTGCAGCGGTTGGTGACTCCCCGGGTGTTGGCGTCGGGTTTGGTGGCGCTGTTGCTGAATAGTTTGGTGGTGATCATCGGGATTTTGGGTGGTTACGTGTTCTCGGTGTTTGTTCAGGATGTGAATCCGGGTGCGTTCGCTGCGGGGATCACGTTGTTGACCGGGGTGCCGGAGGTGATCATCTCGTGTGTGAAGGCGGCGTTGTTTGGGTTGATCGCGGGTTTGGTGGCGTGTTATCGGGGGTTGACGATCTCTGGTGGTGGCGCCAAGGCGGTGGGGAACGCGGTCAATGAGACGGTGGTGTACGCGTTCATGGCGTTGTTCGTGGTGAACGTGGTCGTGACCGCTATTGGTATCCGGATGAGCGCGAGGTAG
- a CDS encoding SDR family NAD(P)-dependent oxidoreductase yields the protein MAILQRYTDRRVLITGGGSGIGQACVLRILGEGGRVVAADISESGLKDTTAKAGDAADRLTTVVIDVGAEESVKAGVGEAISALGGLDTLVNVAGILRSDHFLDTTLASFEQVLRVNLVGTFLVTRESIPALRAGNAPAVVNFSSTSAGFAHPYMSAYAASKGGVQAMTHALAAEFAKDGIRFNSVQPGSISSGMTDGSGESKQSVGPGLPADVDYGLFGRVAPLLPLPKGEMFAKPDAVANVVAMLGSPDAYFVSGTEIRIDGGAHM from the coding sequence ATGGCGATTTTGCAGCGTTACACCGATCGTCGTGTGCTGATCACCGGCGGCGGATCTGGTATAGGCCAGGCCTGTGTACTGCGCATTCTCGGCGAGGGTGGCCGAGTGGTTGCCGCCGACATCAGCGAGTCCGGCCTGAAGGACACCACAGCCAAGGCCGGCGACGCCGCCGACCGGCTGACCACCGTCGTTATTGACGTCGGCGCAGAGGAGTCGGTGAAAGCCGGTGTCGGTGAAGCGATTTCCGCCCTCGGTGGCCTCGACACCCTGGTGAATGTCGCGGGCATTCTGCGGTCGGATCACTTCCTCGACACCACACTCGCCTCATTCGAGCAGGTGCTGCGGGTGAATCTCGTCGGCACATTCCTGGTGACACGGGAGTCAATTCCCGCTCTGCGCGCCGGAAACGCGCCGGCAGTGGTGAACTTCAGCTCGACATCGGCCGGCTTCGCCCACCCCTATATGTCCGCGTACGCCGCATCGAAGGGCGGGGTCCAAGCGATGACGCACGCGCTGGCGGCCGAGTTCGCCAAGGACGGTATCCGGTTCAACTCGGTGCAGCCCGGCTCGATCTCGTCGGGGATGACCGACGGCTCCGGCGAGTCAAAACAGAGCGTCGGCCCCGGCCTGCCCGCCGATGTCGACTACGGCTTGTTCGGCCGGGTCGCGCCGCTGCTGCCGCTGCCCAAGGGTGAGATGTTCGCGAAGCCGGATGCGGTCGCGAACGTGGTCGCGATGCTGGGCAGCCCGGACGCCTATTTCGTCTCGGGCACCGAGATCCGCATCGACGGCGGCGCGCACATGTGA